A genome region from Halorussus pelagicus includes the following:
- a CDS encoding DUF7266 family protein, with translation MTGRGRRRDSSGFGGDTRSVSVTVNYALNLVVATMLIGGVLTATGGMVQDRRESAARTELSVLGERIAGDLMAADRLAQTGSAGPETDPTVSISTAVPERVAGTRYDVRVNATESNARLVLQSDTPEVTVEVGFHNDTAVRNATVRGGDLRIVLNTDSDPDRLEVRSR, from the coding sequence ATGACGGGACGCGGAAGACGCCGCGATTCCTCCGGATTCGGTGGCGACACGCGGAGCGTCTCGGTTACGGTCAACTACGCACTCAACCTCGTGGTGGCGACGATGCTCATCGGCGGGGTGTTGACCGCGACCGGCGGGATGGTTCAGGACCGCCGGGAGTCGGCCGCCCGGACCGAACTGTCGGTCCTCGGCGAGCGAATCGCGGGCGACCTGATGGCCGCCGACAGGTTGGCTCAAACCGGGAGCGCCGGACCGGAAACTGACCCCACAGTCTCGATTTCGACGGCGGTCCCCGAGCGAGTCGCGGGCACGCGCTACGACGTGCGGGTCAACGCCACGGAGTCGAACGCCCGCCTCGTCCTCCAGTCGGACACGCCCGAGGTGACCGTCGAGGTCGGGTTCCACAACGACACCGCGGTCCGGAACGCGACGGTCCGGGGCGGCGACCTCCGAATCGTCCTGAACACGGATTCCGACCCCGACAGACTGGAGGTGCGTTCGAGATGA
- a CDS encoding HalOD1 output domain-containing protein yields MSRKNIDLVEIESTSENGAANSTYVFNISQHMLDGEVCTGVALALSEVVERDPAQMTPLSSVVDCDALQLFFQTRRYGDLRDDVSVSFPYDVYEVTVHSSGRVLVRG; encoded by the coding sequence ATGTCGAGAAAGAACATCGACCTCGTAGAAATCGAATCTACCTCCGAAAACGGCGCGGCCAACTCTACCTACGTCTTCAACATCAGCCAGCACATGCTCGACGGAGAAGTGTGCACAGGTGTCGCGCTCGCACTCTCGGAAGTCGTCGAGCGCGACCCCGCACAGATGACGCCGCTGAGTTCCGTGGTAGACTGTGACGCGCTCCAGTTGTTCTTCCAGACGCGGCGCTACGGCGACCTCCGGGACGACGTTTCGGTGTCGTTCCCCTACGACGTGTACGAGGTCACTGTCCATTCGAGCGGGCGCGTTCTAGTGCGGGGGTGA
- a CDS encoding DUF7289 family protein has product MMDRRGVSETIGFVFVFALVTASVGVVYTTGIGGLADARDDEQLTNAVRAFDVLDDNVEDLTREGAPSRATELKLSEATLGFGDPVSVEVQVNHTVTDANATYRGSTRPLVYSGTAGKAVFSAGATFRVDGDSAAMRNEPDLLVNERRSLVPLLVTYPRTDSGGVGGSSTVLLVAHRQSQQLDGEFDTGPDSADEARVNVTVESPRAAAWGRYFEEQGMVPPPSNPSLADPGDGEVTYQFRTDHLLVPETVVEFEIQA; this is encoded by the coding sequence ATGATGGACCGCCGGGGCGTCAGCGAGACCATCGGATTCGTCTTCGTGTTCGCGCTGGTGACGGCCTCCGTCGGCGTCGTCTACACCACGGGTATCGGCGGACTGGCCGACGCCCGCGACGACGAGCAACTGACCAACGCGGTCCGGGCGTTCGACGTGTTGGACGACAACGTCGAGGACCTGACCCGCGAGGGCGCGCCCAGTCGGGCGACCGAACTCAAACTCTCGGAGGCCACCCTCGGGTTCGGCGACCCCGTGTCCGTCGAGGTGCAGGTCAACCACACCGTCACGGACGCGAACGCGACCTACCGGGGGAGTACCCGGCCGCTGGTCTACTCCGGGACGGCGGGGAAGGCGGTGTTCTCGGCGGGCGCGACGTTCCGTGTGGACGGCGACTCGGCGGCGATGCGCAACGAACCCGACCTGCTCGTGAACGAACGTCGCTCGCTGGTTCCCCTGCTGGTGACCTACCCCCGAACCGACTCCGGAGGCGTCGGCGGTTCCTCGACGGTCCTGCTGGTCGCTCATCGACAGTCCCAACAGCTCGACGGCGAGTTCGACACCGGACCGGATTCGGCTGACGAAGCGCGGGTCAACGTCACCGTCGAGTCGCCCCGCGCCGCGGCGTGGGGTCGCTACTTTGAGGAGCAGGGGATGGTGCCCCCGCCCTCGAACCCGTCGCTCGCCGACCCCGGCGACGGCGAGGTAACCTACCAGTTCCGGACCGACCATCTGCTCGTCCCCGAGACGGTCGTGGAGTTCGAAATTCAGGCCTGA
- a CDS encoding DUF7261 family protein translates to MADVMHRDRGQLILVTGLAVAVTLVALVLLLNTVIYTQNLATRGAEVEDGGAVSFQQETIAGVGDVVDAENRAEYDTRTKVEANVTAGVKRYDRLASRYSAERSTLAVVETETVDLTEGRILRQTDASRNFTSDGESADWTLVEDAGSGDGPGVRGFALTVARDELSGTAGSAFAVRAVGSSDEWQARIYDDGGAITVAVKNGSEASATAVCSVMVSEATIDLTSGTVGGQRCPALVWANGVAAPYDVAFENADDATGTYGVTVNTSAAGTDVRTGNVAGPGTSSSPRSAPAVYAARFEIHFETPTLTYHTTVRSAPGEPR, encoded by the coding sequence ATGGCAGATGTGATGCATCGAGACCGCGGACAGCTAATCCTCGTGACCGGTCTCGCGGTCGCGGTGACGCTGGTCGCGCTGGTCCTGCTGTTGAACACGGTCATCTACACGCAGAACCTCGCCACGCGCGGGGCGGAAGTCGAGGACGGCGGGGCCGTCTCCTTCCAGCAGGAGACCATCGCGGGCGTCGGCGACGTCGTAGACGCCGAGAACCGCGCGGAGTACGACACCCGCACGAAGGTCGAGGCGAACGTCACCGCGGGCGTCAAGCGCTACGACAGGTTGGCGTCTCGCTACAGCGCCGAGCGCTCGACGCTCGCGGTCGTCGAGACCGAGACAGTGGACCTGACGGAGGGGCGCATCCTCCGCCAGACCGACGCCTCGCGGAACTTCACGAGCGACGGCGAGTCGGCCGACTGGACGCTCGTCGAGGACGCCGGGTCGGGAGACGGGCCGGGCGTACGCGGGTTCGCGCTGACCGTCGCCCGCGACGAACTGAGCGGGACGGCGGGGTCGGCGTTCGCGGTCCGCGCAGTGGGGAGTTCCGACGAGTGGCAGGCCCGCATCTACGACGACGGCGGGGCCATCACCGTCGCGGTGAAAAACGGGAGCGAGGCGTCGGCCACCGCGGTCTGCTCGGTGATGGTCTCGGAGGCGACCATTGACCTCACGTCGGGCACCGTCGGCGGCCAACGATGTCCGGCGTTAGTCTGGGCGAACGGCGTCGCCGCGCCCTACGACGTGGCGTTCGAGAATGCCGACGACGCGACTGGAACGTACGGAGTGACCGTTAACACGTCTGCGGCCGGGACCGACGTGCGGACGGGGAACGTCGCGGGACCGGGGACCTCGTCGTCGCCGCGGTCGGCACCCGCAGTGTACGCCGCCCGGTTCGAGATACACTTCGAGACGCCGACGCTCACGTATCACACCACCGTCCGGTCAGCGCCGGGTGAGCCGCGATGA
- a CDS encoding tyrosine-type recombinase/integrase has product MSSDLEPLPPAEAVNLYLSHREPELSEKSLENQRYRLNAFIAFCEEEHIENLNELTGRDLHRYRVWRRNGEGDGYRDDGVSKTTLRSNLATLRVFLEFAASIDAVESGMRERVLLPEIDPEEEAKDEKLSEDRAEAILEYVEQFEYASRDHVILALLWHTGIRLGSLRAFDVGDFDPDAPCLELRHRPENETPLKNAKAANRTIAVGDHYAEVLQDYIDHNRHDVTDDYGREPLITSEQGRLTETPIRRTVYQWTRPCMVADCPHNEDPDDCPYMNRDRASECPSSRSPHGIRRGAITKHLRDGTPEEIVTDRCNVSSDVLDQHYDQRTEREKMELRREFLQDA; this is encoded by the coding sequence GTGAGTAGCGACCTCGAACCGCTCCCGCCCGCGGAGGCGGTGAACCTGTACCTCAGCCATCGAGAGCCGGAACTGTCGGAGAAGTCGCTGGAGAACCAGCGCTATCGGCTGAACGCGTTCATCGCGTTCTGCGAAGAGGAGCACATCGAGAACCTGAACGAACTCACCGGGCGAGACCTCCACCGGTACCGCGTCTGGAGACGGAACGGCGAGGGCGACGGGTACCGTGACGACGGCGTCTCGAAGACAACCCTCCGGAGTAACCTCGCTACGCTCCGGGTCTTCCTCGAATTTGCGGCGAGCATCGATGCCGTCGAGTCGGGAATGCGCGAGCGTGTTCTGCTCCCCGAAATCGACCCAGAGGAGGAGGCAAAAGACGAGAAGCTGTCGGAGGACCGTGCGGAAGCTATCCTCGAATACGTCGAGCAGTTCGAGTACGCGAGCCGCGACCACGTCATCCTCGCGCTACTGTGGCACACTGGTATCCGGTTGGGTAGCCTGCGCGCGTTCGACGTGGGCGACTTCGACCCGGACGCCCCGTGCCTCGAACTCCGGCATCGGCCCGAGAACGAGACGCCGCTGAAGAACGCGAAGGCGGCGAACCGGACCATCGCGGTCGGCGACCACTACGCGGAGGTCCTACAGGACTACATCGACCACAACCGCCACGACGTGACCGACGACTACGGCCGCGAGCCGCTTATCACCAGCGAGCAGGGCCGTCTCACCGAGACACCGATTCGTCGGACGGTCTACCAGTGGACGCGGCCGTGCATGGTCGCCGACTGTCCGCACAACGAGGACCCTGACGACTGTCCGTACATGAACCGCGACCGGGCCAGCGAGTGTCCTTCGTCGCGGTCGCCCCACGGCATCCGGCGCGGCGCGATCACGAAGCACCTCCGCGACGGCACCCCCGAGGAAATCGTCACCGACCGGTGTAACGTCAGCAGTGATGTCCTCGACCAGCACTACGACCAGCGAACCGAGCGCGAGAAAATGGAACTTCGACGCGAGTTCCTCCAAGACGCATGA
- a CDS encoding DUF7289 family protein has protein sequence MTGRRRSSLGDTRSGERGSDRRGQSEVLGVVLLLGITIMGTGLIVAFGSSALDDSKRTSEIDSAENAMTQLDSKASLVGIGSSPAQRASLGVGGVSVENRSGWMRIRVVNRTDGTTEHDVMNRTLGAITYENGDTDIAYQGGGVWRRTDGGSTMVSPPEFHYRGTTLTLPLVSVNGTDSLDGTIRMARGGPTESKFPKQGDAAFRNPLENGEVTVTVRSAYYEAWGRFFEQRTGGEVTYDHARKRVVITLVAPTETQNVTNALAGTTPDQMTIQGAGGSSFTDSYNSSDGPYSGSPSMPYEGTIVTKGSVELTGGAEVYGDIRTGGGTVDFGGGVAVHGNVSYGGTINCKDNGGGCKSVDGWQANNGTAPDISPIGELVTRKDATYSDASNNDNDAVTAINESTDEWNESESTLTLPSGAYYVDTETLDSSQTVEFDNTGGDVTLVVDDNIVWNDVNIDVADPDGGMVKLYTTGSRFHVIGGEVGDTATHESPVFRVYAGPGLDVKLDDSAKLVGLIYAPGTDTQSGSITVRTQSELFGGIVGGGNTLLKAGGSIHFDRALRSVQPVVGVSGDVPRVTYLHVSVSRVNVTSA, from the coding sequence ATGACCGGTCGGCGGCGTTCATCGCTCGGGGACACGCGGTCGGGAGAGAGGGGTTCGGACCGGCGGGGCCAGTCGGAGGTGTTGGGCGTCGTCCTCCTGCTCGGAATCACGATTATGGGCACGGGTCTCATCGTCGCGTTCGGGTCGTCGGCACTCGACGACTCTAAGCGAACCTCAGAGATAGACAGCGCCGAGAACGCGATGACGCAACTCGACTCGAAGGCGAGTCTGGTCGGCATCGGGTCCTCGCCCGCACAGCGAGCCTCGCTCGGCGTCGGCGGCGTCTCGGTCGAGAATCGGAGCGGGTGGATGCGAATCCGGGTCGTCAACCGGACCGACGGCACGACCGAACACGACGTGATGAACCGGACGCTCGGCGCGATAACCTACGAGAACGGCGACACCGACATCGCCTATCAGGGCGGCGGCGTCTGGCGACGGACTGACGGCGGCAGTACGATGGTCTCGCCGCCGGAGTTCCACTATCGGGGGACCACGCTGACGCTCCCGCTGGTCAGCGTGAACGGGACCGACTCGCTCGACGGGACGATTCGGATGGCTCGCGGCGGTCCCACCGAGTCGAAGTTCCCCAAGCAGGGCGACGCCGCCTTCCGAAATCCGCTCGAAAACGGCGAAGTGACCGTCACGGTCCGGAGCGCGTACTACGAGGCGTGGGGCCGGTTCTTCGAGCAACGGACTGGTGGGGAGGTCACGTACGACCACGCCCGCAAGCGAGTCGTCATCACGCTGGTCGCGCCGACCGAGACCCAGAACGTGACGAACGCGCTGGCGGGGACGACGCCCGACCAGATGACCATTCAGGGCGCTGGCGGGTCGTCGTTCACCGACAGCTACAATTCCTCTGACGGCCCGTACTCCGGCAGTCCGTCGATGCCCTACGAGGGAACCATCGTCACGAAGGGGAGCGTCGAGTTGACCGGCGGTGCAGAAGTCTACGGCGACATCCGGACTGGCGGCGGCACCGTGGACTTCGGCGGCGGCGTCGCGGTCCACGGCAACGTCTCCTACGGTGGAACTATCAACTGCAAGGACAACGGTGGCGGATGCAAGTCGGTCGATGGTTGGCAGGCGAACAACGGCACGGCACCAGACATCAGTCCCATCGGCGAGTTGGTCACCCGGAAGGACGCGACGTACAGCGACGCCTCGAACAACGACAACGACGCCGTGACAGCCATCAACGAGAGCACCGACGAGTGGAACGAGTCCGAATCGACGCTCACCCTTCCCTCCGGCGCGTACTACGTGGACACCGAGACACTCGACTCCTCACAGACCGTGGAGTTCGACAACACCGGCGGCGACGTGACGCTGGTCGTGGATGACAACATCGTCTGGAACGACGTGAACATCGACGTTGCGGACCCCGACGGCGGCATGGTGAAACTCTACACGACCGGATCGAGGTTCCACGTCATCGGCGGCGAAGTCGGCGACACGGCGACCCACGAGTCGCCGGTCTTCCGGGTGTACGCCGGGCCGGGACTCGACGTGAAACTCGACGACAGCGCGAAACTCGTCGGTCTCATCTACGCACCGGGCACCGACACCCAGAGCGGTTCGATTACGGTCCGCACCCAGTCGGAACTGTTTGGCGGCATCGTCGGCGGCGGCAACACCCTCTTGAAGGCGGGTGGGTCGATTCACTTCGACCGGGCGCTCCGGTCCGTCCAGCCGGTCGTCGGCGTGAGCGGTGACGTTCCGCGAGTGACCTACCTCCACGTCAGCGTCAGTCGCGTGAACGTGACGAGCGCGTAA